The following coding sequences are from one Streptomyces sp. NBC_01232 window:
- a CDS encoding agmatine deiminase family protein — protein MNDHAVNRPAGEGMGRRRFLAAAGLTAAAAALAATEGRAGAAAALPPAAAGAFRVPIEDVRHTRTWMAWPDSTSIWGNTLGGVQQDIALIARTVAKYEPVYMCANSGSAAKARSMCGSTVTVISTIPVDDCWMRDTGPVFRTDGSGGLDAVGLNFNGWGRKQAHSRDNLVAGRIASYVGVPFTAAALVGEGGAIEQDGAGTLMATRSSLVNKNRNPDKTQAQIESAMLSAYGATKVIWFDGVKGQDITDDHVDATSRFLAPGRAAVQMPLASDNDVYAKDARQQYQILSAATAADGTRMSVERIQGPDYYKIRSSNPDFLASYANYYLCNNAVISAHFGDTRADTAAKATLARLYPGRTIEQLNIDRLGTGGGGIHCVTQQQPVP, from the coding sequence ATGAACGATCACGCAGTGAACCGGCCCGCGGGCGAGGGCATGGGCAGACGCAGATTCCTGGCGGCGGCGGGACTCACCGCCGCAGCGGCCGCGCTGGCGGCGACCGAAGGGCGGGCCGGGGCGGCGGCCGCGCTCCCGCCGGCGGCGGCCGGAGCCTTCCGCGTGCCGATCGAGGACGTCCGGCACACCCGCACCTGGATGGCCTGGCCGGACAGCACCTCCATCTGGGGCAACACGCTCGGTGGCGTCCAGCAGGACATCGCGCTCATCGCCCGCACCGTCGCCAAGTACGAACCGGTCTACATGTGCGCCAACTCCGGCAGCGCGGCCAAGGCCCGCTCGATGTGCGGCTCCACCGTCACCGTCATCAGCACCATCCCCGTCGACGACTGCTGGATGCGCGACACGGGGCCGGTCTTCCGCACCGACGGATCCGGCGGACTGGACGCCGTCGGCCTGAACTTCAACGGCTGGGGCAGGAAGCAGGCCCACTCCAGGGACAATCTGGTCGCCGGACGCATCGCCTCCTACGTCGGAGTGCCGTTCACCGCCGCCGCCCTGGTGGGCGAGGGCGGCGCGATCGAGCAGGACGGTGCGGGCACCCTGATGGCCACCCGCAGCAGCCTCGTGAACAAGAACCGCAACCCCGACAAGACGCAGGCGCAGATCGAGTCCGCGATGCTCTCCGCGTACGGTGCCACCAAGGTCATCTGGTTCGACGGGGTGAAGGGCCAGGACATCACCGACGACCACGTCGACGCGACCTCGCGCTTCCTCGCCCCCGGCAGGGCCGCCGTCCAGATGCCCCTGGCCTCGGACAACGACGTGTACGCCAAGGACGCGCGCCAGCAGTACCAGATCCTGTCCGCGGCCACCGCCGCCGACGGCACGCGCATGTCCGTCGAGCGGATCCAGGGCCCCGACTACTACAAGATCCGCTCCTCCAACCCGGACTTCCTCGCCTCCTACGCCAACTACTACCTGTGCAACAACGCCGTCATCAGCGCCCACTTCGGCGACACCCGGGCCGACACCGCCGCGAAGGCCACCCTGGCCCGCCTCTACCCGGGCCGCACCATCGAGCAGCTCAACATCGACCGGCTCGGCACCGGCGGCGGCGGGATCCACTGCGTCACCCAGCAGCAGCCCGTCCCGTAA